One window of the Triticum dicoccoides isolate Atlit2015 ecotype Zavitan chromosome 3B, WEW_v2.0, whole genome shotgun sequence genome contains the following:
- the LOC119278846 gene encoding DIMBOA UDP-glucosyltransferase BX9-like, with protein sequence MARSTNKAPASGGARRVLLFPLPFQGHINPMLQLAAVLHARGLRVTVFHSAFNAPDPERRPAGYRFVTVGASVPIADLVPTGSHGNFAEALLRINERLEAPFEDSLRELLLEEEEAPACLVVDSNLRGIQVVAHRLGVPTLVLRTGAAACLLAYMAFPGLCDKGVLPPQDHLQLNMQLDGLHPLQQQDMVFSDTIPHETMSTLIERIVESSMCSSGVIINTFSELEDAELQKIIDGMGVPVYAIGPLHKISLGAQSSLMAQDRTCLDWLDKQEVGSVLFVSFGSLASMDQEELVETAWGLANSHMPFLWVIRPDSVQGLGNIGLPVGFEEEARGRGMVVSWAPQQEVLGHQAVGGFWTHNGWNSTLESISEGVPMICRPHFGDQMINSRYVQEVWKIGFVLEGKMDRDNIQRSVKKLFCHEEGGEMRRRANNLKDKATQCIQKGGSSQMGIDLLVNCIMALPSSI encoded by the exons ATGGCCAGGTCGACGAACAAGGCtccggcgagcggtggcgcccggcGCGTGCTGTTGTTCCCGCTGCCGTTCCAGGGCCACATCAACCCGATGCTGCAGCTCGCCGCCGTCCTGCACGCCCGGGGCCTCCGTGTCACCGTCTTCCACTCCGCCTTCAACGCCCCGGACCCCGAGCGCCGCCCCGCGGGCTACCGCTTCGTCACCGTCGGCGCCTCAGTACCGATCGCGGACCTCGTCCCcaccggcagccacggcaacttcGCCGAGGCGCTGCTTCGCATCAACGAGCGTCTCGAGGCTCCTTTCGAGGACAGCCTCCGGGAGTTGCTCCTCGAGGAGGAGGAAGCGCCGGCATGCCTGGTGGTAGACTCCAACCTCCGGGGGATCCAGGTGGTTGCCCACCGTCTCGGCGTGCCGACGCTGGTGCTGCGCACGGGTGCCGCCGCCTGCCTCTTGGCTTACATGGCCTTCCCGGGGCTCTGCGATAAGGGCGTCCTCCCGCCACAAG ATCATTTGCAACTGAATATGCAACTGGATGGTctccacccgctccagcagcaagaCATGGTCTTCTCAGACACAATTCCACATGAAACGATGTCCACCTTAATAGAACGCATTGTGGAATCATCAATGTGTTCTTCAGGTGTCATCATTAACACCTTTAGCGAGCTAGAAGATGCTGAGCTACAAAAGATCATCGATGGCATGGGCGTCCCGGTCTATGCAATCGGTCCACTTCACAAGATATCTTTAGGTGCCCAGAGCAGCCTGATGGCTCAAGATAGAACATGTTTGGATTGGTTGGACAAGCAAGAAGTAGGATCTGTTCTGTTTGTGAGCTTCGGGAGCTTGGCATCCATGGATCAGGAAGAGCTAGTGGAGACTGCATGGGGCTTGGCCAACAGCCACATGCCATTTCTTTGGGTGATCCGGCCTGACTCGGTTCAAGGTTTAGGGAATATAGGCCTACCCGTCGGCTTTGAGGAAGAGGCACGAGGTAGGGGAATGGTGGTGAGCTGGGCCCCACAACAAGAAGTTCTTGGGCACCAGGCGGTTGGTGGATTTTGGACCCATAATGGCTGGAACTCAACGTTGGAGAGCATAAGTGAGGGTGTTCCAATGATATGTAGACCACATTTCGGCGACCAGATGATAAATTCCAGGTATGTCCAGGAGGTGTGGAAGATAGGGTTTGTGTTAGAGGGCAAGATGGACAGGGACAATATCCAGAGGAGTGTTAAAAAGTTGTTTTGCCACGAAGAAGGTGGAGAGATGAGGCGAAGGGCAAATAATCTCAAAGACAAAGCAACCCAGTGCATTCAGAAAGGAGGCTCTTCACAAATGGGAATTGATTTGTTGGTGAATTGCATAATGGCATTACCTTCTTCCATTTAG